From Fervidobacterium gondwanense DSM 13020, a single genomic window includes:
- a CDS encoding FtsW/RodA/SpoVE family cell cycle protein, with protein MRREIAVTIIAYLILFVLGAIAMYSLDIAREQVLGTSSSFFQKHVIMLVLSLVMMIAAMNIPFSFYEKNATLFYFIGIGLLILVFLFPSINGAHRWIRIGGFTLQSSEFAKIILILYLSIYAKNNKGRMEEFKRGFLFPLLLGGVYAVLILIEPNLSTALFTFMIAAITLYYGGTKFQYFLILLFIVIALFIVATIGGFLHSYQLGRLRYFFSGEVAPQVDIALRTIKNSGATGWGIGNSWLKVYVPEAESDFVLAVIGEDFGFFGILLVSVAYLLLSYSLMRIAGYIDDIALRTFTWSYATVILFHVSINLGVFAGVFPVTGIPLPFISTGGSSMMALLTGFGIILSGLLNRKSYETGENER; from the coding sequence GTGAGGAGAGAAATTGCTGTTACGATAATCGCATACCTGATCCTTTTTGTACTTGGTGCAATCGCTATGTACAGTTTAGATATTGCCAGAGAGCAAGTGCTTGGTACGTCGAGTAGCTTTTTCCAAAAGCACGTTATCATGCTTGTCTTAAGTTTGGTAATGATGATTGCCGCGATGAACATACCTTTCAGTTTTTATGAAAAGAACGCGACATTGTTCTATTTCATAGGTATAGGTTTGTTAATTTTAGTTTTTTTATTCCCGTCTATCAACGGGGCGCATAGGTGGATAAGAATTGGTGGATTTACACTGCAATCCTCTGAGTTTGCGAAGATAATACTAATCCTTTACCTTTCAATCTATGCAAAAAATAACAAGGGGAGAATGGAAGAATTTAAGCGCGGCTTTCTTTTCCCGCTACTTTTAGGAGGAGTTTACGCTGTCTTAATTTTGATCGAACCAAACTTAAGTACAGCGCTTTTCACTTTCATGATCGCCGCAATTACACTATACTATGGAGGAACTAAATTTCAGTATTTTTTGATACTACTTTTTATTGTAATTGCTCTCTTTATCGTTGCCACTATTGGTGGGTTTCTCCATTCTTATCAACTTGGAAGGTTGAGGTACTTTTTCAGCGGTGAAGTTGCTCCGCAAGTTGACATTGCATTGAGAACGATAAAGAATTCTGGGGCAACAGGTTGGGGCATCGGGAACAGTTGGCTTAAAGTCTATGTTCCTGAGGCTGAGAGTGACTTTGTCCTCGCTGTTATCGGAGAAGACTTTGGGTTTTTTGGAATCTTGCTTGTCAGTGTTGCCTACTTGCTTTTAAGCTATTCGTTGATGAGGATTGCAGGTTATATAGATGATATCGCACTTAGAACGTTCACTTGGTCTTATGCAACTGTGATCTTGTTTCACGTATCGATTAACCTCGGTGTTTTTGCTGGTGTTTTTCCTGTAACTGGGATTCCGCTACCATTCATAAGTACTGGTGGAAGTTCGATGATGGCACTTCTTACAGGTTTTGGTATAATATTATCCGGCTTGCTAAATAGAAAATCTTACGAGACGGGAGAGAATGAAAGGTAA
- the hemW gene encoding radical SAM family heme chaperone HemW gives MCEDILLERVPNGLGVYIHIPFCKSRCIYCDFVSFVDKNYEEYTEYLLKEIDMYSEYLSTGISTIYIGGGTPSIFPLRNIAMIFEKLSKYLSLEEFTIEVNPDSLSEELAKGYRALGINRLSMGLQSADDIVLKKSGRLYDFETFLRKFDLARRYFDNINVDFIVGLPGESWKSIQENVRFINDFQPDHISIYMLEVHGENGNQILKRPDEQTFQRYEMFLDAVKNLGYERYEISNFALNGKYCLHNLKYWFNADYIGLGVAAGGHIGFIRYNNYESLSDYFIAISEKRLPRVYEVLNTPEREALETLFMSLRTKWGVDVNRLKEKTHIDISEIIDILKRRFDFFDGVKLSEKGMDFSNLFFVTMLNIWEEYFK, from the coding sequence TTGTGTGAAGATATCTTGTTAGAGAGAGTTCCGAATGGTTTAGGGGTTTACATTCACATTCCGTTTTGCAAAAGTAGATGTATCTATTGTGATTTCGTGAGTTTTGTTGATAAGAACTACGAAGAGTACACAGAGTATCTCTTAAAAGAAATTGACATGTACAGTGAATACCTTTCGACTGGCATTTCCACCATATACATTGGCGGTGGCACTCCGAGTATTTTTCCTTTGAGGAATATAGCAATGATATTCGAAAAACTTTCAAAGTACCTAAGTTTAGAAGAGTTTACAATAGAGGTTAATCCTGATTCGTTGAGCGAAGAACTTGCGAAAGGGTATAGAGCCCTCGGCATAAACAGATTGAGCATGGGATTGCAAAGTGCGGATGATATAGTTTTAAAGAAGTCGGGTAGATTATATGATTTCGAAACATTCTTGCGAAAGTTTGATTTGGCGCGAAGATATTTTGATAACATCAATGTCGATTTTATAGTTGGCTTACCTGGTGAAAGTTGGAAAAGCATCCAAGAGAATGTGAGATTTATTAATGACTTTCAACCAGATCATATATCTATTTACATGCTTGAAGTGCACGGTGAGAATGGCAATCAAATCTTGAAAAGGCCGGATGAACAGACGTTTCAAAGATATGAAATGTTCTTAGATGCAGTTAAAAATTTGGGATATGAAAGGTATGAAATATCTAATTTTGCTCTAAACGGAAAGTATTGTTTGCATAATTTGAAATACTGGTTCAATGCAGACTACATCGGTTTAGGTGTTGCTGCTGGTGGGCATATTGGATTTATTAGGTACAATAATTACGAATCTCTAAGTGATTATTTTATTGCTATATCCGAGAAAAGATTACCGAGAGTTTATGAAGTGTTGAATACTCCTGAAAGGGAGGCGTTGGAGACACTCTTCATGTCACTCCGAACAAAATGGGGAGTTGATGTTAACCGACTTAAAGAGAAAACTCACATAGATATATCTGAGATTATTGATATTTTGAAGCGAAGGTTTGATTTCTTTGATGGGGTGAAACTTTCAGAAAAAGGTATGGACTTCAGTAATCTCTTTTTTGTGACAATGCTCAATATCTGGGAGGAGTACTTCAAGTGA
- the gatB gene encoding Asp-tRNA(Asn)/Glu-tRNA(Gln) amidotransferase subunit GatB, whose product MDKRYKPVIGLEIHVQLNTRTKAFCDCSADVFELEPNTSICPVCTGQPGALPVPSEEMFLLGTKLGLALNCKINTYSRFDRKNYFYPDLPKGYQITQFFYPLAEHGYLEVNGKKVRIRRIHLEEDAGKLFHAGDSITEAEHSLVDMNRCGIPLAEIVTEPDIESPEEARIFMEKLRSIVRYINVSTGDMEKGAMRCDANISVIDTLTGKQSNKVEVKNMNSFKFVEKALQYEYERIIDLMEKGLEVEKETRGWNLSTKTTVSMRSKEEAHDYRYFPEPDIPPIILTQNYIENVKNNLEELPDQRLDRFVIEYKLSEKEAWVLVEDKQIADFYEEVVRKVNKPKEVANWFLTELFRLYGEYGQERLSVTSDTFVEIIELVENGTISRNMAKEVFQESALSGKLPRQIVEEKGLKQVDDSSLIEEVAKKVIESYPQQVETFKAGKEGLFGFFVGQVMKELKGKANPKTVNDVLNKLLRG is encoded by the coding sequence ATGGATAAAAGATACAAGCCAGTAATCGGACTTGAAATACACGTACAGCTTAACACAAGGACAAAAGCGTTCTGCGACTGCAGTGCAGATGTGTTTGAGCTTGAACCGAACACATCGATATGTCCAGTTTGTACTGGTCAACCTGGTGCGTTACCTGTACCTTCGGAGGAGATGTTTCTCCTTGGCACAAAACTTGGCTTGGCGCTGAACTGCAAAATAAATACATACTCGAGGTTTGATCGAAAAAATTACTTTTACCCTGATTTACCAAAAGGATATCAGATAACACAGTTCTTTTATCCACTTGCAGAGCATGGATACTTGGAAGTTAATGGCAAGAAAGTCAGGATAAGAAGAATACACTTGGAAGAAGATGCCGGTAAATTATTTCATGCAGGTGATAGCATAACAGAAGCAGAACACTCTCTTGTGGATATGAATAGATGTGGTATTCCGCTCGCCGAGATTGTTACAGAACCTGACATAGAGTCTCCTGAAGAAGCAAGAATTTTTATGGAAAAACTTAGAAGCATCGTGAGGTATATAAATGTAAGCACGGGAGATATGGAGAAAGGTGCTATGCGATGCGATGCGAATATCTCTGTGATTGACACTCTCACAGGTAAGCAAAGTAATAAAGTTGAAGTTAAGAACATGAATTCTTTTAAGTTTGTTGAAAAGGCGTTGCAGTACGAGTATGAAAGAATCATAGATTTAATGGAAAAAGGTTTGGAAGTTGAAAAGGAAACGAGAGGTTGGAATCTTAGTACGAAAACAACTGTCAGTATGCGAAGTAAAGAAGAAGCGCACGACTATAGATATTTTCCAGAACCTGATATACCACCAATTATTTTAACTCAAAATTATATAGAGAATGTGAAAAATAACTTGGAAGAATTACCAGACCAGAGATTGGACAGATTTGTCATTGAATATAAACTGAGCGAAAAAGAAGCGTGGGTTCTTGTTGAAGATAAACAGATAGCCGACTTCTATGAAGAAGTTGTGAGAAAAGTGAATAAACCGAAAGAAGTAGCTAATTGGTTTTTAACGGAGCTCTTCAGACTTTACGGAGAATACGGACAAGAAAGACTTAGTGTGACAAGTGATACATTCGTAGAAATTATAGAACTCGTAGAAAACGGAACAATATCAAGAAATATGGCAAAAGAAGTCTTCCAAGAATCTGCATTGTCTGGCAAGTTGCCAAGGCAAATAGTCGAGGAAAAGGGGCTTAAGCAGGTTGATGACTCATCGTTGATAGAAGAGGTAGCAAAGAAAGTGATCGAAAGCTATCCACAACAAGTGGAAACGTTCAAAGCTGGCAAGGAAGGTCTTTTCGGGTTCTTTGTGGGACAAGTTATGAAAGAACTGAAAGGGAAGGCAAATCCAAAGACCGTTAACGATGTTCTTAATAAACTTTTGAGAGGATAA
- the gatA gene encoding Asp-tRNA(Asn)/Glu-tRNA(Gln) amidotransferase subunit GatA gives MLFGTVEFEKITISEASKLVEQGYGEYLVKTSLEVIEKEDSVLNAFISVNKDAKPGIPIGIKDNINVKGLGTTCASKILKDYIAPYDATVVKKLKSMNFSIVGKTNLDEFAMGASTEYSAFGPTRNPHDKSRVAGGSSGGSAAAVASGEVVVALGSDTGGSIRQPAAFCGVVGFKPSYGLVSRYGLVAFASSLDQIGPITKNVEDSAIVMNIIAGKDEMDSTTVERNIDFTQFIGKKMPKKRFAIAKQSFGEGVDDGIKQRVDEFAKFVESLGHEVELVDIDEIKYSVATYYIIAPAEVSSNLSRFDGVKYGYRISAEGLREMYEKTRGYGFGEEVKRRILIGTFTLSSAYYDAYFEKAQKVRRKISKKLSEVFENYDFIVTPTSPITAFEVGSVSDPLVYYLMDIFTIPANLAGLPAISVPFGKSQNLPVGIQIMGPRFSDALVLGIADEIERNIK, from the coding sequence TTGCTGTTCGGTACTGTAGAATTCGAAAAAATTACTATAAGTGAAGCTTCGAAATTAGTTGAGCAAGGTTATGGAGAATATCTTGTAAAGACTTCTTTAGAGGTTATAGAAAAGGAAGATAGTGTTCTAAATGCCTTCATAAGTGTGAATAAAGACGCCAAACCCGGCATACCGATAGGCATAAAAGATAATATAAATGTAAAAGGTCTTGGAACGACTTGCGCTTCAAAGATTTTGAAAGATTACATCGCTCCTTACGACGCGACTGTAGTTAAGAAGCTTAAATCAATGAATTTTTCGATTGTTGGAAAAACTAACCTTGATGAATTTGCAATGGGAGCAAGTACGGAGTATTCTGCTTTTGGTCCCACGAGAAACCCTCACGATAAGAGCAGGGTAGCGGGTGGAAGCAGTGGTGGATCCGCCGCGGCCGTTGCATCTGGTGAGGTTGTCGTTGCGCTCGGCAGTGATACCGGTGGTTCTATAAGACAGCCCGCAGCATTTTGTGGTGTTGTCGGATTTAAACCATCGTATGGATTAGTTTCAAGGTACGGTTTAGTTGCTTTCGCTTCGTCACTTGATCAGATAGGTCCTATTACAAAAAATGTTGAAGACAGTGCCATAGTCATGAATATAATAGCAGGAAAAGATGAAATGGATTCAACGACAGTGGAGCGCAATATAGACTTCACTCAGTTCATAGGTAAGAAAATGCCAAAGAAACGATTTGCTATTGCAAAACAGTCCTTCGGTGAAGGTGTTGATGATGGTATCAAACAGAGAGTTGATGAATTCGCAAAATTTGTTGAGTCGCTTGGTCATGAAGTTGAGCTTGTAGATATAGATGAGATAAAGTATTCCGTCGCAACGTACTACATAATCGCTCCTGCTGAAGTGAGTTCTAATTTGTCGAGGTTCGATGGTGTGAAGTATGGATATAGAATTTCCGCAGAAGGCCTTCGCGAAATGTATGAAAAGACGAGAGGATACGGCTTTGGTGAAGAAGTGAAGAGAAGGATACTTATCGGAACGTTTACTTTGAGCTCAGCTTACTACGATGCTTATTTCGAAAAGGCACAGAAAGTAAGAAGAAAGATATCAAAAAAGTTATCAGAGGTATTTGAAAATTACGACTTCATAGTAACTCCGACATCGCCAATAACCGCGTTTGAAGTTGGCTCGGTCAGTGATCCGCTCGTGTATTACTTGATGGATATATTCACAATTCCGGCAAATCTTGCTGGACTGCCAGCTATCAGCGTACCTTTTGGTAAGTCGCAGAATCTTCCAGTTGGCATTCAGATCATGGGACCAAGATTCTCTGATGCACTCGTGCTTGGCATAGCCGATGAAATAGAGAGAAATATTAAATGA
- a CDS encoding flavin reductase family protein → MIFEKNSSKYYFHYPFPVAIIGVISEGSVNFMSAAWHTQISFDPPLYGVLISPKRYTNQLIQKSKMFSVNFLKYEDYKIAGYVGRTSGKEIDKVKLFNLKYSRGNVLEVPLLENAIACYECKVVDERTYGDHILYVGEILGVHYDENFYKENLSRELLLYHGNDRYTFAVTDSVKFGKDEVLEELKKSNF, encoded by the coding sequence ATGATTTTTGAAAAGAATAGTTCGAAATATTATTTTCACTACCCATTCCCAGTCGCTATCATCGGTGTCATTTCGGAAGGAAGTGTGAATTTCATGTCTGCTGCGTGGCACACTCAAATATCCTTTGATCCTCCACTGTATGGGGTACTGATATCACCAAAGAGATACACAAATCAACTGATTCAAAAATCGAAGATGTTCTCAGTCAACTTCTTAAAGTACGAAGATTACAAAATAGCTGGATATGTCGGAAGAACTTCCGGAAAGGAAATAGACAAAGTAAAACTTTTCAACTTAAAATATTCACGGGGTAATGTTTTAGAAGTTCCATTACTTGAGAATGCAATTGCGTGCTATGAGTGTAAAGTGGTTGACGAACGCACTTACGGTGACCACATTTTATACGTCGGAGAAATTCTTGGTGTGCACTATGATGAAAATTTTTACAAGGAGAATCTTTCAAGAGAACTGTTGCTCTACCATGGCAACGATAGATACACATTCGCAGTAACGGACAGTGTAAAATTTGGAAAAGATGAAGTTTTGGAAGAGTTAAAAAAATCTAATTTTTGA
- the fsa gene encoding fructose-6-phosphate aldolase, whose amino-acid sequence MKIFLDTANIDEIRQGVEWGIVDGVTTNPTLIAKEGADFEKRIKEICELVQGPVSAEVISLDWKEMVEEARKLASIDEYVVVKIPMTPDGIRAVKVLSAEGIKTNVTLVFSANQALLAAKAGATFVSPFIGRIDDNGNDGLRLLEEIMQIYTNYGFETEVIAASVRHPMHVVETAMIGVDIATIPFDVLKKMFLHPLTDVGIKRFLQDWEAYKANKK is encoded by the coding sequence ATGAAAATTTTCCTTGATACTGCAAACATCGACGAGATAAGACAAGGCGTTGAGTGGGGGATAGTTGATGGTGTTACCACAAATCCAACACTCATAGCAAAGGAAGGTGCGGACTTCGAGAAACGAATCAAAGAGATCTGTGAACTCGTACAAGGACCGGTTTCGGCAGAAGTAATCTCTTTGGATTGGAAAGAGATGGTCGAGGAGGCAAGAAAACTCGCCTCAATAGATGAATATGTGGTTGTTAAGATTCCAATGACGCCAGATGGTATAAGAGCAGTAAAAGTGCTCTCGGCAGAAGGCATAAAAACAAACGTCACGCTCGTATTCAGTGCCAACCAAGCGCTTCTTGCAGCCAAAGCTGGTGCAACGTTTGTCAGCCCGTTCATTGGGAGAATAGACGATAATGGAAATGACGGATTAAGATTGCTTGAAGAAATAATGCAGATATACACAAATTATGGATTCGAGACAGAAGTCATAGCGGCAAGTGTACGCCATCCTATGCACGTTGTTGAGACAGCGATGATTGGAGTAGACATCGCAACGATACCTTTCGATGTTTTGAAAAAGATGTTTTTACATCCACTTACAGATGTCGGAATCAAAAGATTTCTTCAGGATTGGGAGGCATATAAAGCCAACAAGAAGTGA